A region from the Hylaeus volcanicus isolate JK05 chromosome 6, UHH_iyHylVolc1.0_haploid, whole genome shotgun sequence genome encodes:
- the LOC128878772 gene encoding biogenesis of lysosome-related organelles complex 1 subunit 1, which translates to MLSTIVKEHQSKQAARKERQEQKRREAVQAASNLTQALVDHLNVGVAQAYLNQKKLDAEAKQLQHSATNFAKQTQSWLNVVESFSSALKEIGDAENWARSIEGDMRTIATALEYSYKATQETQGASAT; encoded by the exons aTGTTATCTACGATTGTAAAAGAGCATCAAAGTAAACAGGCAGCAAGAAAAGAGAGGCAAG AACAAAAACGAAGAGAAGCTGTTCAAGCCGCGAGTAATTTGACGCAAGCTTTAGTTGACCATTTAAATGTAGG GGTAGCCCAAGCATATCtaaatcaaaagaaattaGATGCAGAGGCAAAGCAATTGCAACATAGTGCAACGAATTTTGCAAAACAGACACAATCTTGGCTGAATGTGGTAGAATCTTTTTCGAGTGCATTGAAAGAAATTGGTGATGCAGAAAATTGGGCACGTAGTATCGAAGGAGACATGAGGACTATAGCTACTGCTTTGGAATATTCTTACAAAG CAACTCAAGAAACTCAAGGAGCCAGTGCTACATAA